In one Diabrotica virgifera virgifera chromosome 5, PGI_DIABVI_V3a genomic region, the following are encoded:
- the LOC126884559 gene encoding uncharacterized protein LOC126884559: protein MKDLSKEDFEKPINNINSTYCELLDNFKEQSILWFDLWKNTEIDAKALEKLNLIEVLEHEHACFLPSVAKAIQIALCLPPTTCTIERSFSTLKRVKTWIRNTMSNNRLSGLCLLSVHRRKIKENIENFMQKVIDLFAMDTRRIQLLFK from the exons ATGAAAGATCTTTCTAAGGAAGATTTTGAAAAGCctattaacaatataaacagcACGTATTGTGAATTGTTAGACAACTTTAAGGAGCAATCAATTCTGTGGTTCGACCTTTGGAAAAACACGGAGATAGATGCCAAAGCCTTGGAAAAACTGAACTTAATAGAGGTTCTTGAGCATGAGCATGCCTGCTTTTTGCCGTCAGTAGCAAAAGCCATCCAAATAGCTCTTTGTCTGCCACCAACAACTTGCACCATCGAGCGATCATTCAG CACTCTCAAACGTGTGAAGACCTGGATAAGGAATACGATGTCGAACAATCGTCTAAGTGGGCTATGCCTGTTATCTGTACacagaagaaaaataaaagaaaatatagaaaACTTCATGCAGAAAGTAATTGATTTATTTGCGATGGACACCAGAagaattcaattattatttaagtAA